One Streptococcus sp. zg-86 DNA window includes the following coding sequences:
- a CDS encoding heavy metal translocating P-type ATPase — MKAIVKTKRGLFFLLGSICLGMGLLLEGGEKGWSIAFLCLAIGFLGGPIGKDVIKEMLDTRDFQVDLLMIVSALGAVSIAYFSEAAILLFIFAGSEVLEEYVFQKSMKTMETLMIQVPKQASVLTSDGQIVLRAIEDIRVGDSIVVTKGEQIALDGLAQERMSVDESLLTGESLPVTKEKGEVVFAGTLNIGDTSTYQVVKESNESRYSQIVSLIQAASTSKSKRDQLLHRLQKYYVIAALLGVVLFIASLYFIKGMSFVAAFYRGMILLTVASPCALIASITPAMLSAMSFGARNGILIKTGQALENMMKMTVLCTDKTGTLTKGEFRVQNYQLDQPELLPFLLYMESRSSHPLAQSIVRQFSEIPLPSSVVSSSVREIVGYGIEMGDLVIGNQKLVQTYQDPKHYLTKESYGTLLFVAKVNQIVGYFELVDTVRSEASTAITALQQQGVEVAMLTGDRLETAQFVADTLHIQRYQAHCLPEDKVAYLQEYRKQDKVVGMIGDGINDAPILAHADIGIAMGSGTDLAMDMSDVIITQNNLEKVALLYQLSRKYGRITRWNICFSLSVILILVVLNFMGILDLTQGVFFHEMSTILVILNGLRLLHSSK; from the coding sequence ATGAAAGCTATCGTAAAAACCAAAAGAGGATTGTTCTTTTTATTAGGCAGTATATGCTTGGGAATGGGCCTATTATTAGAAGGTGGTGAAAAAGGCTGGAGCATTGCTTTTCTCTGCCTAGCGATTGGATTTCTTGGTGGACCGATTGGAAAAGATGTCATCAAAGAAATGCTCGATACCAGAGATTTTCAGGTGGATTTATTGATGATTGTATCTGCACTAGGAGCGGTTTCCATTGCTTATTTTAGTGAAGCAGCAATCTTACTGTTTATCTTTGCAGGATCAGAAGTTTTAGAAGAGTATGTTTTTCAAAAATCAATGAAGACTATGGAAACCTTGATGATACAGGTACCTAAACAAGCTAGTGTCTTGACAAGCGATGGTCAGATTGTCTTACGAGCAATTGAGGACATTAGAGTAGGAGACAGCATTGTCGTAACCAAAGGAGAACAAATTGCCTTGGATGGACTTGCCCAAGAACGGATGTCAGTAGATGAAAGCCTTTTAACTGGAGAAAGTCTTCCTGTAACAAAAGAAAAAGGGGAAGTAGTTTTTGCAGGTACACTTAATATAGGAGATACCAGCACCTATCAAGTCGTTAAAGAAAGCAATGAGAGTCGTTATTCTCAAATTGTTTCTCTGATTCAAGCGGCCAGTACAAGTAAGAGCAAACGAGATCAATTGCTTCATCGCTTACAAAAGTACTATGTAATTGCTGCCTTGCTCGGTGTGGTTCTCTTTATTGCTAGTCTTTACTTCATCAAGGGGATGAGCTTTGTAGCTGCTTTTTATAGGGGAATGATTTTGTTGACGGTGGCAAGTCCTTGTGCCTTGATTGCTTCTATTACACCTGCCATGTTGAGTGCCATGAGTTTTGGAGCAAGAAATGGTATCTTAATCAAAACAGGTCAAGCACTAGAAAATATGATGAAGATGACCGTATTGTGTACGGATAAAACTGGTACGCTAACCAAAGGAGAATTTCGTGTCCAAAACTATCAGCTAGATCAGCCAGAACTGCTCCCTTTTCTCTTATACATGGAAAGTCGTTCGTCTCATCCACTTGCTCAATCCATCGTCCGTCAGTTTAGTGAAATCCCCTTACCATCTTCAGTAGTATCAAGCTCTGTTAGAGAAATCGTAGGCTATGGCATTGAGATGGGAGATTTGGTAATAGGGAATCAAAAACTCGTACAGACATATCAAGATCCAAAGCACTATTTGACAAAAGAAAGCTACGGAACGCTCTTATTCGTAGCTAAGGTAAATCAGATTGTTGGCTATTTTGAATTGGTAGACACAGTACGATCAGAGGCCAGTACTGCAATTACTGCCTTGCAACAACAAGGAGTAGAAGTTGCTATGTTGACAGGAGATCGGCTAGAGACGGCTCAATTTGTAGCAGACACTCTTCATATTCAACGTTACCAAGCACATTGTCTGCCAGAAGATAAGGTGGCTTACTTGCAAGAATACAGAAAGCAAGATAAGGTAGTTGGTATGATTGGAGATGGGATCAATGATGCTCCTATTTTGGCCCATGCAGATATTGGAATTGCAATGGGAAGTGGTACGGATCTTGCGATGGACATGAGTGATGTAATTATCACGCAAAATAATCTCGAAAAAGTTGCCTTATTGTATCAGCTAAGCCGAAAATACGGTCGGATTACCCGTTGGAATATCTGCTTTTCTCTTAGTGTGATTCTGATACTGGTTGTCCTGAATTTTATGGGCATTCTTGATTTAACACAGGGTGTTTTCTTCCATGAAATGTCGACAATTCTAGTGATTTTAAATGGCTTACGCTTGCTTCATTCTAGTAAATAA
- a CDS encoding MucBP domain-containing protein, with the protein MFFKKKERFSIRKFTIGACSVLVGTAFVASIDNVQAEQIESANATEVVSDITPKTETIENKAVVGATDAVENKLTSEATETPVGTKLDSEKAVLESQPDAESTKVEEKAPAEKVEDSKASAKEEEDVTVKETGEFTIAPKRDIVAVYKVNYVDEATSEVVYESNRSVVEKTSLPKSERATVNLAVESEIGQNPALAGWKLARNQASVVELAVVERGGRRNTAIFRVVKDQTSGSDNSYTGFRTTEDAGSTSSLLPNKDAIQADNASKIQDDYSVTNPNTEADTSKKAPKFVDPKPGRFTYAVIGYGNNKDFKYILSVDSEAPADGGIKAPRVYVTPIDASGKPLADSYVAELSNPGDAIPFTNIDPANPTITVSDNGQVVIKPHRNGVINANKIGTEENLVSPPAASINYLDEVVLPSPSYDEQITKYVEYKTNKPLLDDYKQAGWTGYAYTTEPFDIPGYKLVSINTNQDGTVSATPNIGKGDITYTRLVAPLGRGSMTIYRKMEFDTNDGHGTMTIYVSPKNANKPDEAATLPSAEEFFKNIENYTTYERKVYMPETDITTKTVYSEGVRQEAERRYQADSSKTIQEYKDEIIAAERGTIYETDKDAFYRASFAEKTVSQFRAEGRTGYLEYGVVNSRPLELPIDSVSRAAFYEPVLNSRAGVTGIATIRGGWRPSDSVIYEYAKIEKVEAEYFVEGTDTHLYPDPADYDKENPEKKEVAKDIDGKPYADTDVPPTLTDKDGIVYELVVNEDSKPVLKSGSAPQEGEIAYGGGQVIQYQYAAKKGGEVAAQYYVEGTTTRLYPEDNTDKSDTVVKAQDTPVGTKYEDTPPPTLKDKDGVVYELVTNPDGTPKIKAGSAATTGTVTEEKQTIQYEYAPKVGSQVTVEYVDTEGKPIKEPAEVKPKDTPVGTEYDSNPQRENTIKDPETGKTYKLVTKEGNYPVGDVANDGHLVTSKLGTEGVDDPTGQVGETPKVITYVYEEVKGDVVVLYRVNDGKGTPITGIGSNGVTIGNVSTADTQDKQDDADRTEWVGAVIDTPASSTGSDYTTTDNRPETITTADGKVYKRVEKVAGKEDGDVVEGTTRIVYYYELVKGDVIVHYVDKNGNPITGLGNNGVTIGSVPTSSTEDKEDDKKGPELPGTVIDTASTDTGSSYSTTDNRPETITTPEGKKYRLVPNLTKGQEEGTVTPGTTEVTYVYEEVTGDVVLHYVDTEGNVLQPNHHNTDDKPLSETYTVTKDEKPEKLTRIETGEDGQPKEVTYILKEQSTSATVGKNEVVKDTSDTNTVVTDETGPVKEGTQNIIYVYEKAGSVNVNYVDENGNPITFVENGKEVPGRKPVLENEKAGTAYDTTGTDNRPKTIKTPDGKTYELVPAGNYGAGVVDNQGHLTTTDATDGSVEAGKVKEVTYVYKEVKGDVVVLYRENGTGNPITGVGSNGVTIGNVSTADTQDKEDDTARPEWEGAVIDTPASSTGSDYTTTDNRPETITTADGKVYKRVEKVAGKEDGDVVEGTTRIVYYYELQKGNVDVTYVDTDGNPIAPAKEVAKDADTGTDYDTKTDELKPPTITTADGKTYELVPAGEYGVGDVDKDGHLVTSAPVDGKVKEEDQTITYVYKEVKGDVIVHYVDKDGNPISKDVTDTPETSTGKDYDTKDNRPEEIKTPDGKTYKRVPDLTKGKEEGKVTPGTTEVTYVYEEVKGDVIVHYVDEAGNPIAKDETDTPLTSTGTVYETFDHKPTTITTADGKTYELVPSKTIGAEKGKVVEGTTEITYVYKEVKGDVIVHYVDKDGNPIAKDKVDEKDTPTGEGYDTKDNRPEEIKTPDGKTYKRVPDLTKGEEEGKVTPGTTEVTYVYEEVKGDVVVHYVDEAGNPIAKDETDTPLTSTGTVYETFDHKPITITTADGKTYELVPSKTIGAEKGKVVEGTTEITYVYKEVPPTDNPERYVPYIPKDPKNPVDPNDPHDPTIPETGGKIPEVPYDKTPEDPSDDPRLPEVPDYIPVDPSDPTKPLPKDPNGGYIPPTPVDPKKPTPVPYLPAGTVIVHYVNEEGKVIQNPTIDTPKSLVGTDYNTNENGREIPKEITGKDGLVYELVKVKEGDKEIGKVVKGNTDVTYIYKLKEGDLEVNYVDEAGNPVAPQENSKGKPNDPYTTTPKEIEGYEWVRVEGDDPSGSYINGKKKVTYVYKKKETPTPGKPTPPPVVEEGVKSVVEEGDLEVNYVDEDGNPVAPQENSKGKPNDPYTTTPKEIEGYELVRVEGDDPSGSYINGKKKVTYVYKKKVTPTPGKPIEPGKPATPPMETQTPEQPSKEIYMKSDAQTLPNTGDANGNPEFIYMATALGLAALGMVGKKRKEEE; encoded by the coding sequence ATGTTTTTTAAGAAAAAGGAACGTTTTTCGATTCGTAAATTTACGATTGGAGCTTGTTCAGTGCTCGTTGGTACGGCATTTGTTGCAAGCATTGATAACGTTCAAGCTGAACAAATTGAGTCAGCGAATGCTACAGAGGTAGTATCAGATATTACTCCGAAGACGGAAACCATAGAAAATAAAGCTGTTGTAGGAGCAACGGATGCCGTAGAAAATAAACTTACGTCAGAAGCCACAGAAACTCCTGTTGGCACAAAACTTGACAGTGAGAAAGCAGTTTTAGAAAGTCAACCAGATGCGGAATCGACTAAAGTTGAAGAAAAGGCACCTGCTGAAAAAGTAGAAGATTCTAAAGCGTCTGCTAAAGAAGAAGAGGATGTAACTGTTAAGGAAACTGGTGAGTTTACCATCGCTCCTAAGCGAGATATTGTTGCAGTTTATAAAGTAAACTATGTTGATGAAGCAACTTCTGAAGTGGTATACGAAAGCAATCGTTCTGTAGTAGAAAAGACCAGTCTTCCAAAATCAGAAAGAGCTACAGTTAACCTTGCTGTCGAAAGTGAAATTGGACAGAATCCAGCTTTAGCAGGTTGGAAATTAGCCCGTAATCAAGCTTCTGTTGTGGAATTGGCTGTTGTTGAACGTGGTGGACGTAGAAACACAGCGATCTTTAGAGTAGTTAAGGATCAAACTTCAGGAAGTGATAATTCCTATACAGGCTTCCGGACAACAGAAGATGCTGGTTCTACTTCTTCGCTATTACCAAATAAAGATGCTATTCAGGCTGATAATGCATCTAAAATCCAAGATGATTATAGCGTTACTAATCCAAATACAGAGGCAGATACCTCTAAGAAAGCTCCTAAATTCGTTGATCCGAAACCAGGAAGATTTACTTATGCAGTTATTGGTTATGGTAATAATAAAGATTTCAAGTATATTCTTTCTGTTGATAGCGAAGCACCAGCAGATGGAGGTATCAAAGCTCCTCGTGTCTACGTGACTCCAATCGATGCTAGCGGAAAACCATTAGCGGATTCTTATGTAGCAGAACTTAGCAATCCAGGAGATGCGATTCCATTTACAAATATTGACCCTGCAAATCCAACCATTACAGTTTCTGACAATGGACAGGTTGTCATTAAACCGCATCGTAATGGTGTAATCAATGCGAATAAAATAGGTACGGAAGAAAATCTAGTATCGCCACCAGCGGCTTCGATTAACTATCTGGATGAAGTCGTTCTCCCATCGCCAAGTTACGATGAACAGATTACTAAGTATGTAGAATACAAGACTAATAAACCATTGCTTGATGATTATAAACAAGCGGGCTGGACTGGTTATGCTTATACCACAGAGCCATTTGACATTCCTGGTTATAAATTAGTATCGATAAATACCAATCAAGATGGTACAGTTTCAGCAACTCCAAACATTGGGAAAGGTGATATAACTTACACAAGACTAGTTGCACCACTTGGAAGAGGCTCTATGACCATCTATCGGAAAATGGAGTTTGATACCAACGATGGACATGGAACGATGACCATCTATGTGAGTCCAAAAAATGCCAATAAACCTGATGAAGCTGCAACACTTCCAAGTGCAGAAGAATTCTTCAAAAATATAGAGAACTATACGACTTATGAGCGTAAAGTGTATATGCCAGAAACGGACATTACGACTAAAACGGTATATTCAGAAGGGGTACGGCAAGAAGCTGAACGTAGATATCAAGCAGATTCGAGCAAGACTATCCAAGAGTATAAGGATGAAATCATTGCGGCTGAACGTGGAACCATCTATGAAACTGATAAAGATGCTTTCTATCGTGCCTCTTTCGCAGAAAAAACGGTTTCTCAGTTTAGGGCAGAAGGGAGAACAGGCTACCTTGAATACGGTGTTGTAAATAGCCGTCCGTTAGAGTTGCCTATCGATTCAGTATCACGTGCTGCTTTCTATGAACCAGTCTTGAATAGCCGTGCTGGTGTAACAGGAATTGCTACGATTCGTGGTGGTTGGAGACCATCAGACAGCGTTATCTACGAATATGCTAAAATTGAAAAAGTTGAAGCAGAGTACTTCGTAGAAGGTACAGATACTCACTTGTATCCTGACCCAGCAGATTACGACAAAGAAAATCCTGAGAAAAAAGAAGTTGCTAAAGACATCGACGGTAAACCTTATGCAGATACGGATGTTCCACCAACTTTGACAGACAAAGATGGTATTGTTTATGAACTAGTCGTTAATGAAGACAGCAAGCCAGTCTTAAAATCCGGTTCAGCACCACAAGAAGGTGAAATTGCCTATGGTGGCGGACAAGTCATCCAGTATCAATATGCTGCTAAAAAAGGTGGCGAAGTAGCTGCTCAGTATTATGTAGAAGGCACAACAACTCGTCTGTACCCAGAAGACAATACAGATAAGAGCGATACGGTTGTCAAAGCGCAAGACACACCTGTTGGAACGAAGTATGAAGATACTCCACCACCAACCTTGAAGGATAAGGACGGTGTTGTTTATGAATTGGTGACAAATCCTGACGGAACACCAAAAATCAAAGCAGGTTCAGCTGCAACGACAGGTACGGTTACAGAAGAGAAACAAACCATCCAGTACGAATATGCTCCAAAGGTGGGTAGTCAAGTTACGGTTGAGTACGTTGATACAGAAGGTAAACCAATCAAAGAGCCAGCTGAAGTAAAACCAAAAGATACGCCAGTTGGGACAGAGTACGATTCAAATCCTCAAAGAGAAAATACCATCAAAGATCCTGAAACTGGTAAGACTTATAAACTAGTGACGAAAGAAGGCAATTATCCAGTCGGTGATGTTGCGAATGATGGCCACCTAGTAACCTCAAAACTTGGTACAGAAGGTGTTGATGACCCAACTGGTCAAGTAGGGGAAACACCAAAAGTGATTACCTATGTCTATGAAGAAGTCAAGGGTGATGTCGTTGTCCTTTACCGTGTAAACGATGGAAAAGGGACTCCAATCACAGGTATTGGAAGCAATGGCGTGACGATTGGAAATGTCTCAACAGCAGATACTCAAGACAAGCAAGATGATGCGGATCGTACAGAGTGGGTAGGTGCTGTAATTGATACACCTGCATCTTCAACAGGTTCAGACTATACAACTACCGATAATCGTCCAGAAACCATCACAACAGCAGACGGCAAAGTCTACAAACGTGTCGAAAAAGTTGCTGGAAAAGAAGACGGAGACGTTGTAGAAGGAACCACACGGATTGTCTACTACTATGAACTTGTCAAAGGTGATGTTATCGTTCACTACGTTGATAAGAATGGCAATCCAATTACAGGTTTAGGCAACAACGGCGTAACCATCGGAAGTGTTCCAACATCATCTACGGAAGATAAGGAAGACGATAAGAAAGGTCCAGAACTTCCAGGTACTGTAATCGATACTGCATCAACCGATACAGGTTCAAGCTATTCAACGACAGATAACCGTCCAGAAACCATCACGACACCAGAAGGTAAGAAGTATAGACTTGTACCGAACTTGACGAAAGGTCAAGAAGAAGGAACGGTCACACCTGGAACGACAGAAGTTACTTATGTCTATGAAGAAGTCACAGGTGATGTCGTCCTCCACTACGTAGATACAGAAGGTAATGTCCTTCAGCCAAACCATCACAATACCGATGATAAACCGCTTAGTGAGACCTATACTGTTACAAAGGATGAGAAACCAGAAAAACTCACTCGTATTGAAACAGGCGAAGATGGCCAGCCAAAAGAAGTGACCTACATTCTCAAAGAACAATCCACAAGCGCCACAGTCGGTAAGAATGAAGTTGTTAAAGACACTAGCGATACCAATACCGTTGTGACAGATGAAACTGGTCCAGTCAAAGAAGGTACACAAAACATTATCTACGTCTATGAAAAAGCAGGTTCAGTTAATGTCAACTATGTAGACGAAAATGGAAATCCAATCACCTTTGTTGAAAATGGTAAAGAAGTACCTGGACGTAAACCAGTTTTAGAAAATGAAAAAGCTGGTACAGCGTATGATACCACAGGTACAGATAACCGACCAAAAACAATTAAAACTCCAGATGGCAAGACCTATGAGCTTGTTCCAGCAGGTAACTATGGAGCTGGTGTGGTAGATAATCAAGGTCACTTGACAACAACTGACGCAACAGATGGTAGCGTTGAAGCTGGTAAGGTTAAAGAAGTAACCTATGTCTATAAAGAAGTCAAGGGTGATGTCGTTGTCCTTTACCGTGAAAATGGTACAGGAAACCCAATTACCGGTGTCGGAAGCAATGGCGTGACGATTGGAAATGTCTCAACAGCAGATACCCAAGACAAGGAAGATGATACTGCTCGTCCGGAATGGGAAGGTGCTGTAATTGATACGCCTGCATCTTCAACAGGTTCAGACTATACAACGACTGATAATCGTCCAGAAACCATCACAACAGCAGACGGCAAAGTCTACAAACGTGTTGAAAAAGTTGCTGGAAAAGAAGACGGAGACGTTGTAGAAGGAACAACACGTATTGTTTACTACTACGAACTTCAAAAAGGTAATGTCGATGTAACATATGTAGATACGGATGGAAATCCAATTGCACCAGCTAAAGAAGTTGCAAAAGATGCCGATACAGGAACAGATTACGATACGAAAACAGATGAATTAAAACCACCAACCATTACGACTGCTGACGGTAAGACTTACGAGCTTGTACCGGCAGGCGAATACGGAGTAGGTGACGTTGATAAGGATGGCCACTTGGTAACTTCTGCACCAGTCGACGGTAAAGTAAAAGAGGAAGACCAAACGATTACTTATGTCTACAAAGAAGTCAAAGGTGATGTCATCGTTCATTATGTGGACAAAGACGGCAATCCAATTTCTAAAGATGTGACAGATACTCCAGAAACATCAACCGGTAAAGACTACGATACGAAAGACAACCGTCCGGAAGAAATCAAAACTCCAGATGGTAAGACTTACAAACGTGTACCAGATTTGACGAAAGGCAAAGAGGAAGGTAAAGTCACACCAGGTACAACCGAAGTGACATATGTCTATGAAGAGGTCAAAGGTGACGTTATTGTCCACTATGTTGACGAAGCTGGCAACCCAATCGCTAAAGATGAGACAGATACACCGTTAACATCAACTGGTACAGTGTATGAAACCTTCGATCACAAACCAACAACGATCACAACAGCTGACGGTAAGACTTATGAGCTTGTACCAAGTAAGACTATCGGAGCTGAAAAAGGTAAGGTCGTTGAGGGTACAACAGAAATTACCTATGTCTATAAAGAAGTCAAGGGTGATGTCATCGTCCACTATGTAGATAAAGATGGGAACCCAATTGCTAAGGACAAGGTTGATGAGAAAGACACTCCAACTGGTGAAGGTTACGATACGAAAGACAACCGTCCAGAGGAAATTAAGACTCCAGATGGTAAGACTTACAAACGTGTACCAGATTTGACGAAAGGTGAAGAAGAAGGTAAGGTAACACCAGGAACGACTGAAGTGACCTATGTTTACGAAGAGGTCAAAGGTGATGTTGTTGTCCACTATGTAGACGAAGCTGGTAACCCAATCGCTAAAGATGAGACAGATACACCGTTAACATCAACTGGTACAGTGTATGAAACCTTCGATCATAAACCAATCACCATCACAACAGCTGACGGTAAGACTTATGAGCTTGTACCAAGTAAGACTATCGGAGCTGAAAAAGGTAAGGTCGTTGAGGGTACAACAGAAATTACCTATGTCTATAAAGAAGTTCCACCAACAGATAACCCAGAAAGATATGTACCTTATATTCCAAAAGATCCTAAGAATCCAGTAGATCCAAATGATCCTCATGATCCAACGATTCCAGAGACAGGTGGAAAAATTCCAGAAGTACCGTACGATAAGACACCAGAAGATCCGAGTGATGATCCAAGATTGCCAGAAGTTCCAGACTACATACCAGTAGATCCAAGCGATCCAACGAAACCATTACCAAAAGATCCAAATGGCGGCTATATTCCACCAACTCCAGTAGATCCGAAAAAACCAACCCCAGTGCCATATCTTCCAGCAGGTACAGTAATTGTTCACTATGTGAATGAAGAAGGTAAAGTGATTCAAAATCCAACAATTGATACACCAAAATCACTAGTTGGAACGGATTACAATACCAATGAAAATGGTAGAGAAATTCCGAAAGAAATTACCGGTAAAGATGGTCTAGTCTATGAACTGGTGAAAGTGAAAGAAGGCGATAAGGAAATTGGTAAGGTTGTCAAAGGAAACACAGACGTTACCTATATCTACAAATTGAAAGAAGGCGACCTTGAAGTTAACTATGTGGATGAAGCTGGAAATCCAGTAGCACCACAAGAAAACAGCAAGGGTAAACCAAACGATCCATATACGACAACTCCAAAAGAGATTGAAGGCTATGAATGGGTACGTGTAGAAGGTGATGATCCAAGTGGTAGCTACATCAATGGTAAGAAGAAAGTTACCTATGTCTACAAGAAGAAGGAAACACCGACACCAGGTAAGCCAACGCCTCCACCAGTTGTGGAAGAAGGTGTGAAATCAGTTGTGGAAGAAGGCGACCTTGAAGTTAACTATGTGGATGAAGACGGAAATCCAGTAGCACCACAAGAAAACAGCAAGGGTAAACCAAACGATCCATATACGACAACTCCAAAAGAGATTGAAGGTTATGAATTGGTACGTGTAGAAGGTGATGATCCAAGTGGTAGCTACATTAATGGCAAGAAGAAAGTTACCTATGTCTACAAGAAGAAGGTAACACCGACACCAGGTAAACCGATTGAGCCAGGTAAGCCAGCGACTCCACCAATGGAAACTCAAACCCCAGAACAACCTTCTAAAGAAATATACATGAAATCAGATGCCCAAACATTGCCAAATACGGGGGATGCTAATGGAAATCCTGAGTTCATCTATATGGCGACAGCACTTGGATTAGCAGCCTTAGGTATGGTTGGTAAAAAAAGGAAAGAAGAAGAATAG
- the brnQ gene encoding branched-chain amino acid transport system II carrier protein — translation MIKKGSLTGLLLFGIFFGAGNLIFPPTLGALSGEQFWSAISGFVLSGVGIAVLTLIIGTLNPKGYVYEISRKISPRFATIYLVALYLAIGPFFAIPRTATTAYEVGIAPLLTGNTQWGLLAFTLCYFAIAYLIALNPSKILDLVGRVLTPFFALLIVVLVALGAAKYGSASPMAASGTYVTSAFGTGFLEGYNTLDALASVAFSVIAVETMNQLGFASKREYVSTIWVVGVVVALGFSALYVGLGFLGNHFPIPAEVMTSDVHKGVYVLSQATQAIFGPSAQIFLAIMVTMTCFTTTVGLIVSTAEFFVKTFPQLGYKVYATLFTLIGFGIANIGLSAIIAYSIPVLQILYPITIAIVLLVIVNRLLPLSKIGMQLTIALVTIVAFATIIGNQFNLEGLNKLIKALPFAGASLPWLIPALIGLVIAFILPDKQVAESFEME, via the coding sequence ATGATAAAAAAAGGCTCTTTAACAGGTTTGCTGTTATTTGGTATATTTTTTGGGGCAGGAAATTTAATCTTTCCTCCGACACTTGGTGCCTTGTCTGGGGAACAATTTTGGTCGGCCATTAGTGGATTTGTCTTGTCTGGAGTTGGAATCGCTGTTCTCACTCTTATTATTGGAACCTTGAATCCTAAAGGCTATGTTTATGAGATTTCGCGCAAGATTTCACCACGTTTTGCAACGATTTATCTGGTTGCCCTCTACCTGGCAATTGGTCCGTTCTTTGCCATTCCTCGGACAGCAACAACAGCCTATGAGGTCGGCATTGCACCGCTCTTGACTGGAAACACGCAATGGGGACTCTTAGCTTTTACTCTCTGCTATTTTGCGATAGCCTATCTCATTGCACTCAATCCTTCGAAAATCTTAGATTTAGTTGGAAGAGTATTAACACCGTTCTTTGCCCTCTTAATCGTTGTTTTAGTGGCTCTAGGAGCTGCAAAGTATGGGAGTGCAAGTCCGATGGCTGCTTCAGGAACCTATGTCACCTCAGCCTTTGGGACAGGATTTTTAGAGGGCTATAATACATTAGATGCCCTTGCTTCTGTTGCCTTTAGTGTGATTGCAGTTGAAACGATGAATCAGCTTGGTTTTGCTTCTAAGAGAGAATACGTTTCAACCATTTGGGTAGTAGGAGTTGTTGTTGCTCTTGGTTTTAGTGCCCTTTACGTAGGACTTGGCTTCTTAGGCAATCATTTTCCAATTCCGGCAGAAGTCATGACCTCAGATGTCCATAAAGGTGTCTATGTCCTTTCGCAAGCAACTCAGGCCATTTTTGGTCCTAGCGCACAGATTTTCCTAGCCATTATGGTGACCATGACCTGCTTTACGACAACGGTGGGCTTGATTGTATCGACAGCAGAATTTTTTGTCAAAACCTTCCCACAATTAGGCTATAAAGTTTATGCGACCTTGTTCACCTTAATTGGTTTTGGGATTGCCAACATTGGTTTGTCAGCAATTATTGCCTATTCTATTCCGGTTTTACAAATCCTTTATCCAATTACCATTGCAATTGTGCTCTTGGTGATTGTCAATCGCCTGCTCCCCTTATCTAAAATCGGTATGCAGCTGACTATTGCCTTAGTAACGATTGTAGCTTTTGCAACCATTATCGGTAATCAATTTAACTTAGAAGGATTAAATAAACTCATCAAGGCTTTGCCTTTTGCGGGTGCTTCACTTCCCTGGCTTATCCCAGCTCTGATTGGTTTAGTAATCGCTTTTATCCTGCCAGACAAGCAAGTAGCAGAAAGTTTTGAAATGGAATAA
- the ccdA2 gene encoding thiol-disulfide oxidoreductase-associated membrane protein CcdA2, which produces MTSVVFLVSVFLAGILSFFSPCILPLLPVYVGVLLDSDEPRTVRFLGVEIAWYGIVKTLFFIAGLSMVFITLGYGAGFLGNLLYTDWFRYVLGGIVVILGIHQTGIINISQLQKQKSVQFKQDKKRNDFYNAFLLGLTFSFGWTPCVGPVLSSVLAIAASGGNGAWQGAILMLLYTLGLALPFLLVALASSFVLRYFSKLKPYMGTLKKIGGIIIILMGILLMLGNLNIFAQLFG; this is translated from the coding sequence ATGACCTCAGTTGTATTTTTAGTATCAGTGTTTTTAGCAGGAATCTTGTCTTTCTTCTCGCCGTGCATTCTCCCATTATTACCAGTATATGTCGGTGTCTTGTTAGATTCAGATGAGCCACGAACCGTTCGCTTTTTAGGAGTGGAAATTGCCTGGTACGGGATTGTAAAAACCCTCTTTTTCATCGCAGGACTATCCATGGTCTTTATCACGCTAGGATATGGGGCAGGCTTTCTAGGAAATCTTCTTTATACAGATTGGTTCCGCTATGTTCTGGGAGGAATCGTGGTTATTCTAGGAATTCACCAGACAGGGATCATCAATATTTCCCAATTACAAAAGCAAAAGAGTGTCCAATTTAAGCAGGATAAAAAACGCAATGATTTCTACAATGCCTTCTTACTTGGTCTGACATTTAGCTTTGGTTGGACACCATGTGTTGGACCGGTACTCAGCTCAGTGCTTGCGATTGCGGCGTCAGGTGGAAATGGTGCCTGGCAGGGTGCAATCCTCATGTTACTCTACACATTAGGGCTTGCCTTGCCGTTCTTATTAGTGGCACTTGCTTCCTCATTTGTTCTACGCTATTTCAGTAAACTCAAACCTTATATGGGAACCTTGAAGAAAATTGGTGGAATTATCATTATTCTAATGGGAATTCTACTCATGTTAGGCAATTTAAATATCTTTGCTCAATTATTTGGATAA